Proteins from one Corvus cornix cornix isolate S_Up_H32 chromosome 19, ASM73873v5, whole genome shotgun sequence genomic window:
- the CCDC92B gene encoding coiled-coil domain containing 92B, which yields MTPSGRPLGPRRSPQAWTVNLVAMETVSLEHQIQSVQRHIAFLKKEQMELLHDLHLEILRLQKHCSELTHDLEMKELEARQQDVLDRELEEKCRAMEAQLQEKEKDNLELRKELQHKETLVAALRSSLRSKERRFLEELKRRSHRVTILDTELQKQTEAAAYLSLQLHATAQRLPGPRAGGRPPPEQPPAEGRPRRRGHRAPARRPPGDGGRPRDPAQEEHDAMPDPALFLYTARPHGPQRPPPEPPGPPRASAAAAAGPRGQRPPRQPPQEPAARARSAKGEPSKRQGSGAHGAHGAPRAQE from the exons GCCTGGACTGTGAATTTGGTTGCGATGGAGACCGTGTCCCTGGAGCACCAGATCCAGAGCGTGCAGCGGCACATCGCTTTCCTGAAGAAGGAGCAGATGGAGCTGCTCCATGACCTGCACCTGGAGATCCTCCGCTTGCAGAAGCACTGCTCAG AGCTCACCCATGACCTGGAAATGAAAGAGCTGGAGGCCCGCCAGCAAG ATGTCCTGGACCGCGAGCTGGAGGAGAAGTGCCGGGCGATGGAGgcccagctgcaggagaaggagaaggacaaCCTAGAGCTGCgcaaggagctgcagcacaaggaGACTCTGGTGGCTGCGCTGCGGTCCAGCCTCCGCAGCAAGGAGCGCCGGTTCTTGGAGGAGCTGAAGCGTCGGAGCCACCGCGTCACCATCCTCGACACCGAGCTGCAGAAGCAGACGGAGGCGGCCGCCtacctctccctgcagctgcacgCCACGGCCCAGCGGCTGCCGGGCCCCCGGGCAGGCGGGCGGCCGCCCCCCGAGCAGCCCCCGGCCGAGGGCCGGCCCCGGCGCCGCGGGCACAGGGCGCCCGCCCGGCGCCCGCCCGGGGATGGCGGCCGGCCCAGGGACCCCGCGCAGGAGGAGCACGACGCCATGCCCGACCCCGCGCTGTTCCTGTACACGGCGCGGCCGCACGgcccgcagcgcccgccgccgGAGCCCCCCGGGCCGCCCCGAGCctcggccgccgccgccgcgggccCCCGGGGGCAGAGGCCCCCCCGGCAGCCCCCGCAGGAGCCCGCGGCCAGGGCCAGGTCGGCCAAGGGCGAGCCCAGCAAGAGGCAGGGGTCCGGTGCCCACGGTGCCCACGGTGCCCCCCGGGCCCAGGAGTAG